Proteins co-encoded in one Pseudochaenichthys georgianus chromosome 22, fPseGeo1.2, whole genome shotgun sequence genomic window:
- the mlh3 gene encoding DNA mismatch repair protein Mlh3 isoform X2: MNTMIKCLPKEVQGKLRSGVALPSLQQCVEELILNSIDAEATCVGVRMDMEAFKVQVIDNGAGINSENMDSLGNRYCTSKCSSVEDLDSLKWYGFRGEALASIVSLSTLVEISSRTRATVKTHVKIFKDGKSMDVFEGETARPAAGTTVVVCNFLHNMPVRRKRMDAVLEGERIRHRVEAISLTHPSVSFTLKNDCTGAMMVQLPKARNTYHRFVQIHSLGRAQKLGEISYTHGQFEVIGYIGREGHYSNSLQFLYVNERLLLKTRIHKLLNFLLRRLSNSNQKNDSPDMQSAVRSPKTKRSQDPHGVYVINMKCSYSEYDICLEPAKTLIEFKDWDGVLLCIEEAVKAFLRRENLVAVLSQDVFDKAPAELCGTRITVEEGHNTGNVGQATSSASILDCSIGMKLASDSVHRKRQDDCVCEEDVSRESGQVEGKEETEQQRKEKITAKQLESEESINKDVRCEPSCDLARLNPTSDIKNNVEEESSEAGEGSDVFCKPSSVVQLEGEKLELSKENDMLINNTDSNGNETLLDCFAQQIQPDMNYIEQILPDCPGTGGHHHTLVSDRKISLSDPYIHENLLTQDMSQMNKSVFQQTSVQICEERCVALKRRISLEARQDRTGQKQDFTHIIPSKIPRISTSQKLSLCKESGSLERFRRVYGKSDELKLPSQDNTNRCSQPDGFVMHSQNNLLCQKDQQHGGVAKVEKEKEKTNSPLTLSAFTKLKPASVQNRGKTSLASKLFQLKHHSKVLPQDKCLSTGNDDPQEGNNNEHHCDTALNPEALPVCSTHPLAAEGEEASGDWLHHYEASVGKTVYVNKVTGLSRYDDLPPEETTVRCTSDVTNMAVSVINKMDANVESSNSLTTLYSKWKNPVFVRPPTVGVDVTSGQAVGLAVKIHNILFPYRFSKAMIHSMKVIHQVDKKFLACLINTREEEPAAMTETEGNLLVLVDQHAAHERVRLENLVADSYEEDPDAPGQKRLCSSTILPPLEITVTEEELRLLRSCQGHLRSLGLEVKFSQAAVFVFVGKVPLCFMEKESNELRRGRPSVIKTIVEEYLREQIELLRSTGTVRGTLPLTVLKVLASLACHGAIKFNDSLSRDECHSLVASLSSCQLPFQCAHGRPSIAPLVDTLHLDKDEQELQKPNLQKLRRMYKAWQLYGNR, from the exons ATGAACACAATGATAAAGTGTTTGCCTAAAGAGGTTCAGGGGAAACTTCGCTCCGGTGTCGCTCTGCCCTCACTTCAGCAGTGTGTGGAGGAGCTCATCCTGAACAGCATCGATGCCGAAGCTACCTGTGTGGGAGTCAGGATGGACATGGAGGCGTTTAAAGTTCAGGTGATTGACAATGGCGCTGGGATAAACTCCGAGAATATGGATTCCCTGGGAAATCGATATTGCACAAGCAAATGCAGCTCTGTTGAAGACCTGGACAGCCTCAAGTGGTATGGTTTCAGAGGAGAAGCCCTGGCAAGTATAGTTTCTCTCTCCACACTTGTTGAAATCTCTTCCCGGACCAGAGCAACAGTGAAAACTCACGTCAAAATCTTCAAAGATGGCAAAAGCATGGACGTGTTTGAAGGAGAGACTGCTCGACCCGCTGCAGGGACAACTGTTGTCGtttgtaacttcctccacaacatGCCTGTGCGGAGGAAGAGGATGGATGCTGTTCTGGAGGGTGAGAGGATCAGACACAGGGTGGAGGCTATTTCTCTGACGCACCCCTCAGTGTCTTTCACCCTGAAGAATGACTGCACAGGGGCCATGATGGTGCAGCTTCCTAAAGCTAGAAACACCTACCACAGGTTTGTTCAGATCCACAGCCTTGGGAGAGCACAGAAACTTGGAGAAATCAGCTACACACACGGACAGTTTGAAGTGATTGGTTATATTGGCAGAGAGGGCCACTACAGCAACAGTTTACAGTTCCTGTATGTAAACGAGAGGCTGCTCCTCAAAACACGGATACACAAGCTCCTTAATTTTCTCCTACGCAGACTGAGCAATTCAAACCAAAAAAACGACAGTCCAGATATGCAGTCAGCCGTGAGAAGTCCAAAGACCAAACGGAGCCAAGACCCCCATGGAGTGTACGTCATCAATATGAAATGCTCTTACTCAGAGTACGACATATGCCTTGAGCCTGCTAAAACTCTAATAGAGTTCAAAGATTGGGATGGCGTTTTGCTGTGCATAGAAGAAGCAGTGAAAGCTTTCCTGAGAAGGGAGAACTTGGTGGCCGTGCTTTCTCAAGATGTCTTCGACAAAGCACCTGCTGAATTGTGTGGCACTCGCATTACAGTTGAAGAGGGGCATAACACTGGCAATGTTGGCCAAGCAACAAGCAGTGCTTCCATACTAGATTGCAGTATTGGAATGAAACTGGCATCTGATTCTGTCCATCGAAAGCGCCAAGATGACTGTGTATGTGAGGAAGATGTTAGCAGGGAGTCTGGTCAGGTGGAGGGCAAAGAAGAGACTGAACAACAAAGGAAGGAAAAGATAACAGCAAAGCAGTTGGAAAGTGAAGAGAGCATAAATAAAGATGTTAGATGTGAGCCATCATGTGATCTAGCTAGACTCAACCCTACATCTGATATTAAGAATAATGTAGAAGAGGAGTCCAGTGAAGCTGGTGAAGGCTCTGACGTTTTTTGTAAGCCAAGTTCAGTCGTACAGCTAGAGGGTGAAAAGCTGGAACTCTCAAAAGAAAATGACATGTTGATAAACAATACAGACTCAAACGGCAATGAGACTTTACTAGACTGCTTCGCTCAACAAATTCAGCCTGACATGAACTATATTGAGCAAATATTACCTGActgcccgggtacaggaggacATCATCACACTTTAGTAAGCGACAGAAAGATCAGTCTGTCCGATCCATATATCCATGAGAATCTGCTGACTCAGGACATGTCACAAATGAACAAGTCAGTGTTTCAGCAAACATCTGTGCAGATATGTGAAGAGAGATGTGTTGCATTAAAACGCAGAATCTCACTGGAAGCAAGGCAGGACAGAACTGGTCAGAAACAAGACTTCACTCATATCATTCCCTCAAAGATTCCCAGGATTTCAACGTCTCAAAAGTTGTCTTTATGCAAGGAGTCTGGATCGCTTGAAAGATTCAGAAGAGTGTATGGTAAATCTGATGAACTGAAGTTACCCTCTCAGGACAATACAAATAGATGTTCTCAGCCAGACGGATTTGTCATGCATTCGCAGAACAATTTGCTTTGCCAGAAAGATCAGCAACATGGTGGGGTTGCAaaagtggaaaaagaaaaagagaaaaccaACAGCCCCCTAACACTCTCAGCCTTCACCAAGTTAAAACCAGCCTCAGTGCAGAAtagaggcaaaacatctttggcATCTAAACTCTTCCAATTGAAACACCATTCAAAAGTATTACCGCAGGACAAGTGTCTCAGCACTGGTAACGATGACCCCCAAGAAGGCAATAACAACGAGCATCACTGTGACACCGCTCTGAACCCTGAGGCGCTCCCGGTTTGCAGTACACATCCTCTGGCGGCTGAGGGGGAAGAGGCCTCAGGTGACTGGCTCCATCACTACGAAGCATCTGTGGGAAAGACGGTGTACGTCAACAAAGTGACCGGGCTCAGTCGATATGACGACCTGCCTCCTGAAGAAACAACAGTGCGCTGTACGTCTGATGTCACCAACATGGCCGTTAGTGTCATCAATAAAATGG ATGCCAATGTCGAGAGCTCCAACTCACTGACGACGTTGTACTCAAAATGGAAAAATCCTGTGTTCGTTCGCCCTCCTACG GTTGGTGTGGACGTTACGAGCGGACAAGCTGTGGGGCTGGCTGTGAAGATCCACAACATCCTGTTCCCTTACCGCTTCTCTAAGGCCATGATTCACTCAATGAAG GTTATTCATCAAGTGGATAAGAAGTTTCTTGCATGTCTTATCAATACGAGAGAGGAGGAGCCTGCAGCCATGACTGAAACTGAAG GAAACCTTTTGGTGCTGGTGGATCAACACGCTGCACACGAGAGAGTTCGACTTGAAAATCTAGTTGCAG ATTCATATGAGGAGGACCCAGATGCACCGGGGCAGAAACGTCTGTGTTCATCAACTATTCTGCCTCCTCTCGAGATCACTGTAACAGAAGAAGAGCTCAGGCTGCTCAG ATCATGTCAGGGACATTTGCGGAGTCTGGGCCTGGAAGTGAAGTTCTCACAGGCAgcggtgtttgtgtttgttgggAAGGTACCACTTTGCTTCATGGAAAAGGAGAGTAATGAGCTCAGGCGGGGGAGACCATCTGTTATCAAGACTATTGTTGAG GAGTATCTACGAGAGCAAATTGAG TTACTCCGCTCCACCGGTACAGTGAGAGGAACTCTGCCTCTCACTGTGCTGAAGGTGCTAGCCTCCCTAGCATGCCATG GTGCCATCAAATTCAATGACAGCCTGAGTAGAGATGAATGCCACAGTCTGGTGGCCTCCTTGTCCTCCTGCCAGCTGCCCTTCCAGTGTGCCCACGGCCGTCCATCCATTGCTCCCTTAGTGGACACCCTCCATTTGGACAAAGATGAACAG GAATTACAGAAACCCAACCTCCAAAAGCTGAGAAGAATGTATAAAGCATGGCAACTTTATGGAAATAGATAA
- the mlh3 gene encoding DNA mismatch repair protein Mlh3 isoform X1, protein MNTMIKCLPKEVQGKLRSGVALPSLQQCVEELILNSIDAEATCVGVRMDMEAFKVQVIDNGAGINSENMDSLGNRYCTSKCSSVEDLDSLKWYGFRGEALASIVSLSTLVEISSRTRATVKTHVKIFKDGKSMDVFEGETARPAAGTTVVVCNFLHNMPVRRKRMDAVLEGERIRHRVEAISLTHPSVSFTLKNDCTGAMMVQLPKARNTYHRFVQIHSLGRAQKLGEISYTHGQFEVIGYIGREGHYSNSLQFLYVNERLLLKTRIHKLLNFLLRRLSNSNQKNDSPDMQSAVRSPKTKRSQDPHGVYVINMKCSYSEYDICLEPAKTLIEFKDWDGVLLCIEEAVKAFLRRENLVAVLSQDVFDKAPAELCGTRITVEEGHNTGNVGQATSSASILDCSIGMKLASDSVHRKRQDDCVCEEDVSRESGQVEGKEETEQQRKEKITAKQLESEESINKDVRCEPSCDLARLNPTSDIKNNVEEESSEAGEGSDVFCKPSSVVQLEGEKLELSKENDMLINNTDSNGNETLLDCFAQQIQPDMNYIEQILPDCPGTGGHHHTLVSDRKISLSDPYIHENLLTQDMSQMNKSVFQQTSVQICEERCVALKRRISLEARQDRTGQKQDFTHIIPSKIPRISTSQKLSLCKESGSLERFRRVYGKSDELKLPSQDNTNRCSQPDGFVMHSQNNLLCQKDQQHGGVAKVEKEKEKTNSPLTLSAFTKLKPASVQNRGKTSLASKLFQLKHHSKVLPQDKCLSTGNDDPQEGNNNEHHCDTALNPEALPVCSTHPLAAEGEEASGDWLHHYEASVGKTVYVNKVTGLSRYDDLPPEETTVRCTSDVTNMAVSVINKMGMEYRCYPFQMELVLPFLPKSRTERVLSSGLDDRDANVESSNSLTTLYSKWKNPVFVRPPTVGVDVTSGQAVGLAVKIHNILFPYRFSKAMIHSMKVIHQVDKKFLACLINTREEEPAAMTETEGNLLVLVDQHAAHERVRLENLVADSYEEDPDAPGQKRLCSSTILPPLEITVTEEELRLLRSCQGHLRSLGLEVKFSQAAVFVFVGKVPLCFMEKESNELRRGRPSVIKTIVEEYLREQIELLRSTGTVRGTLPLTVLKVLASLACHGAIKFNDSLSRDECHSLVASLSSCQLPFQCAHGRPSIAPLVDTLHLDKDEQELQKPNLQKLRRMYKAWQLYGNR, encoded by the exons ATGAACACAATGATAAAGTGTTTGCCTAAAGAGGTTCAGGGGAAACTTCGCTCCGGTGTCGCTCTGCCCTCACTTCAGCAGTGTGTGGAGGAGCTCATCCTGAACAGCATCGATGCCGAAGCTACCTGTGTGGGAGTCAGGATGGACATGGAGGCGTTTAAAGTTCAGGTGATTGACAATGGCGCTGGGATAAACTCCGAGAATATGGATTCCCTGGGAAATCGATATTGCACAAGCAAATGCAGCTCTGTTGAAGACCTGGACAGCCTCAAGTGGTATGGTTTCAGAGGAGAAGCCCTGGCAAGTATAGTTTCTCTCTCCACACTTGTTGAAATCTCTTCCCGGACCAGAGCAACAGTGAAAACTCACGTCAAAATCTTCAAAGATGGCAAAAGCATGGACGTGTTTGAAGGAGAGACTGCTCGACCCGCTGCAGGGACAACTGTTGTCGtttgtaacttcctccacaacatGCCTGTGCGGAGGAAGAGGATGGATGCTGTTCTGGAGGGTGAGAGGATCAGACACAGGGTGGAGGCTATTTCTCTGACGCACCCCTCAGTGTCTTTCACCCTGAAGAATGACTGCACAGGGGCCATGATGGTGCAGCTTCCTAAAGCTAGAAACACCTACCACAGGTTTGTTCAGATCCACAGCCTTGGGAGAGCACAGAAACTTGGAGAAATCAGCTACACACACGGACAGTTTGAAGTGATTGGTTATATTGGCAGAGAGGGCCACTACAGCAACAGTTTACAGTTCCTGTATGTAAACGAGAGGCTGCTCCTCAAAACACGGATACACAAGCTCCTTAATTTTCTCCTACGCAGACTGAGCAATTCAAACCAAAAAAACGACAGTCCAGATATGCAGTCAGCCGTGAGAAGTCCAAAGACCAAACGGAGCCAAGACCCCCATGGAGTGTACGTCATCAATATGAAATGCTCTTACTCAGAGTACGACATATGCCTTGAGCCTGCTAAAACTCTAATAGAGTTCAAAGATTGGGATGGCGTTTTGCTGTGCATAGAAGAAGCAGTGAAAGCTTTCCTGAGAAGGGAGAACTTGGTGGCCGTGCTTTCTCAAGATGTCTTCGACAAAGCACCTGCTGAATTGTGTGGCACTCGCATTACAGTTGAAGAGGGGCATAACACTGGCAATGTTGGCCAAGCAACAAGCAGTGCTTCCATACTAGATTGCAGTATTGGAATGAAACTGGCATCTGATTCTGTCCATCGAAAGCGCCAAGATGACTGTGTATGTGAGGAAGATGTTAGCAGGGAGTCTGGTCAGGTGGAGGGCAAAGAAGAGACTGAACAACAAAGGAAGGAAAAGATAACAGCAAAGCAGTTGGAAAGTGAAGAGAGCATAAATAAAGATGTTAGATGTGAGCCATCATGTGATCTAGCTAGACTCAACCCTACATCTGATATTAAGAATAATGTAGAAGAGGAGTCCAGTGAAGCTGGTGAAGGCTCTGACGTTTTTTGTAAGCCAAGTTCAGTCGTACAGCTAGAGGGTGAAAAGCTGGAACTCTCAAAAGAAAATGACATGTTGATAAACAATACAGACTCAAACGGCAATGAGACTTTACTAGACTGCTTCGCTCAACAAATTCAGCCTGACATGAACTATATTGAGCAAATATTACCTGActgcccgggtacaggaggacATCATCACACTTTAGTAAGCGACAGAAAGATCAGTCTGTCCGATCCATATATCCATGAGAATCTGCTGACTCAGGACATGTCACAAATGAACAAGTCAGTGTTTCAGCAAACATCTGTGCAGATATGTGAAGAGAGATGTGTTGCATTAAAACGCAGAATCTCACTGGAAGCAAGGCAGGACAGAACTGGTCAGAAACAAGACTTCACTCATATCATTCCCTCAAAGATTCCCAGGATTTCAACGTCTCAAAAGTTGTCTTTATGCAAGGAGTCTGGATCGCTTGAAAGATTCAGAAGAGTGTATGGTAAATCTGATGAACTGAAGTTACCCTCTCAGGACAATACAAATAGATGTTCTCAGCCAGACGGATTTGTCATGCATTCGCAGAACAATTTGCTTTGCCAGAAAGATCAGCAACATGGTGGGGTTGCAaaagtggaaaaagaaaaagagaaaaccaACAGCCCCCTAACACTCTCAGCCTTCACCAAGTTAAAACCAGCCTCAGTGCAGAAtagaggcaaaacatctttggcATCTAAACTCTTCCAATTGAAACACCATTCAAAAGTATTACCGCAGGACAAGTGTCTCAGCACTGGTAACGATGACCCCCAAGAAGGCAATAACAACGAGCATCACTGTGACACCGCTCTGAACCCTGAGGCGCTCCCGGTTTGCAGTACACATCCTCTGGCGGCTGAGGGGGAAGAGGCCTCAGGTGACTGGCTCCATCACTACGAAGCATCTGTGGGAAAGACGGTGTACGTCAACAAAGTGACCGGGCTCAGTCGATATGACGACCTGCCTCCTGAAGAAACAACAGTGCGCTGTACGTCTGATGTCACCAACATGGCCGTTAGTGTCATCAATAAAATGG GGATGGAGTACAGATGTTACCCTTTTCAGATGGAACTAGTGTTGCCCTTCCTACCTAAATCCAGGACGGAGAGAGTGCTTAGTTCAGGGCTTGATGACAGAG ATGCCAATGTCGAGAGCTCCAACTCACTGACGACGTTGTACTCAAAATGGAAAAATCCTGTGTTCGTTCGCCCTCCTACG GTTGGTGTGGACGTTACGAGCGGACAAGCTGTGGGGCTGGCTGTGAAGATCCACAACATCCTGTTCCCTTACCGCTTCTCTAAGGCCATGATTCACTCAATGAAG GTTATTCATCAAGTGGATAAGAAGTTTCTTGCATGTCTTATCAATACGAGAGAGGAGGAGCCTGCAGCCATGACTGAAACTGAAG GAAACCTTTTGGTGCTGGTGGATCAACACGCTGCACACGAGAGAGTTCGACTTGAAAATCTAGTTGCAG ATTCATATGAGGAGGACCCAGATGCACCGGGGCAGAAACGTCTGTGTTCATCAACTATTCTGCCTCCTCTCGAGATCACTGTAACAGAAGAAGAGCTCAGGCTGCTCAG ATCATGTCAGGGACATTTGCGGAGTCTGGGCCTGGAAGTGAAGTTCTCACAGGCAgcggtgtttgtgtttgttgggAAGGTACCACTTTGCTTCATGGAAAAGGAGAGTAATGAGCTCAGGCGGGGGAGACCATCTGTTATCAAGACTATTGTTGAG GAGTATCTACGAGAGCAAATTGAG TTACTCCGCTCCACCGGTACAGTGAGAGGAACTCTGCCTCTCACTGTGCTGAAGGTGCTAGCCTCCCTAGCATGCCATG GTGCCATCAAATTCAATGACAGCCTGAGTAGAGATGAATGCCACAGTCTGGTGGCCTCCTTGTCCTCCTGCCAGCTGCCCTTCCAGTGTGCCCACGGCCGTCCATCCATTGCTCCCTTAGTGGACACCCTCCATTTGGACAAAGATGAACAG GAATTACAGAAACCCAACCTCCAAAAGCTGAGAAGAATGTATAAAGCATGGCAACTTTATGGAAATAGATAA